A section of the Streptomyces sp. CG1 genome encodes:
- a CDS encoding GH92 family glycosyl hydrolase, which yields MQRRTRHRWGPAVVLTAAFVMAAGAQGAAVALPAKAPATDREFASSFETGDPAPDWLNTVDTGPDGKKRASGVDGGYSSGIPGNATDHVTDVRASGENTGAGEVKENLVDGEPGTKWLTFAPTGWVEFDLDQPIKLQTYALTSANDYAERDPRDWTLLGSTDGKDWKTVDTRSGESFDQRFQTKSYDLAEPAEYQHFRLEITKNNGADGVLQLADVQFSTGGGGGPVPQDMLTLVDKGPAASPTAKARAGFTGKRALRYAGRHTAGGRAYSYNKVFDVNVKVGADTQLSYRVFPSMADGDRDYDATNVSLDLAFTDGTCLSDLGALDQHGFPLSPRGQGASKSLYVNQWNNVVSRIGSVAAGKTVDRILVAYDSPDGPAKFRGWIDDVALKPVPPEKPQAHLSDYALTTRGTNSSGSFSRGNNFPATALPHGFNFWTPVTNASSLSWLYEYARANNDDNLPTIQAFSASHEPSPWMGDRQTFQVMPSAASGTPDTGPQARQLPFRHENETARPYYYGVRFENGLKAEMTPTDHAAMLRFTYPGDDASVLFDNITEQAGLTLDKEHGTVTGFSDVKSGLSTGATRLFVYGEFDKPVTDGGSSGVKGYLRFDAGADHTVTLRLATSLISVDQAKDNLRQEIPDGASFDTVKSQAQRTWDKLLGKVEVEGATPDQLTTLYSSMYRLYLYPNSGFERVGDAYQYASPFSPMQSQDTPTHTGAKIVDGKVYVNNGFWDTYRTTWPAYTFLTPSQAGEMADGFVQQFKDGGWTSRWSSPGYADLMTGTSSDVAFADAYVKGVKFDAKAAYQAALKNATVVPPMSGVGRKGMTTSPFLGYTSTGTTEGLSWAMEGYVNDYGIAQMGEALYKKTGEKHYKDESEYFLNRARDYVNLFDSKAGFFQGRDGNGNWRLDSSKYDPRVWGYDYTETNGWGDAFTVPQDSRGLANLYGGRQGLADKLDAFFSTPETASPEFVGSYGGVIHEMTEARDVRMGMLGQSNQPAHHIPYMYDAAGEPWKTQATVREILSRLYAGSEIGQGYHGDEDNGEQSGWYLFSALGFYPLVMGSGDYSIGSPLFKKVTVHLENGRDLVVKAPRNSAKNVYVQGVTFNGRPWKSTSLPHALLAKGGVLEFAMGAQPSTWGTGKDAAPVSITQDDKVPAPRADVLKGDGPLFDNTSATDATVTSVDLPVDHAVQPVQYTLTSSADHTRAPTGWTLQGSTDGTTWQTLDHRSGESFPWDHQTRAFSIATPGTYSKYRLVLDGESTLAEVELLA from the coding sequence ATGCAGCGGAGAACTCGGCACAGATGGGGTCCGGCGGTCGTCCTCACGGCCGCCTTTGTCATGGCCGCCGGCGCACAGGGCGCTGCGGTCGCCCTGCCCGCCAAGGCTCCGGCCACCGACCGGGAGTTCGCATCCTCGTTCGAGACAGGCGATCCGGCACCCGACTGGCTGAACACCGTCGACACCGGGCCGGACGGCAAGAAGCGCGCCTCGGGTGTCGACGGCGGCTACAGCAGCGGCATTCCGGGCAATGCGACCGACCATGTCACCGATGTCCGGGCGAGCGGCGAGAACACGGGCGCCGGCGAGGTGAAGGAGAACCTGGTCGACGGCGAGCCCGGCACAAAGTGGCTGACCTTCGCGCCCACCGGCTGGGTGGAGTTCGACCTCGACCAGCCCATCAAGCTGCAGACCTACGCGCTGACCTCGGCCAACGACTACGCCGAGCGGGACCCGAGGGACTGGACGCTGCTCGGTTCCACCGACGGCAAGGACTGGAAGACGGTCGACACCCGCTCGGGCGAAAGCTTCGACCAGCGTTTCCAGACCAAGTCCTACGACCTGGCCGAGCCGGCCGAGTACCAGCACTTCCGGCTGGAGATCACGAAGAACAACGGCGCCGACGGCGTCCTGCAGCTCGCCGATGTGCAGTTCTCCACCGGCGGCGGGGGCGGTCCGGTGCCGCAGGACATGCTGACGCTGGTCGACAAGGGCCCGGCCGCCTCGCCGACGGCCAAGGCACGGGCTGGGTTCACCGGAAAGAGGGCCCTGCGCTACGCCGGACGGCATACGGCGGGCGGCCGGGCGTACTCGTACAACAAGGTCTTCGACGTGAACGTGAAGGTCGGCGCCGACACCCAGCTGTCGTACCGCGTCTTCCCGTCGATGGCCGACGGCGACCGGGACTACGACGCGACGAACGTCTCCCTCGACCTGGCCTTCACCGACGGCACCTGTCTGAGCGATCTGGGCGCGCTGGACCAGCACGGATTCCCGTTGTCGCCGCGCGGCCAGGGCGCCTCGAAGTCGCTGTACGTCAACCAGTGGAACAACGTGGTCTCGCGGATCGGCTCGGTGGCGGCCGGCAAGACGGTCGACCGGATCCTGGTGGCGTACGACTCTCCCGACGGGCCGGCGAAGTTCCGGGGCTGGATCGACGACGTGGCGCTCAAGCCCGTCCCCCCCGAGAAGCCGCAGGCGCATCTGTCGGACTACGCGCTGACCACGCGCGGCACCAACTCCAGCGGCAGCTTCTCGCGCGGCAACAACTTCCCGGCGACGGCCCTTCCGCACGGCTTCAACTTCTGGACGCCGGTGACCAACGCGTCCTCGCTGAGCTGGCTGTACGAGTACGCGCGGGCGAACAACGACGACAACCTGCCGACGATCCAGGCGTTCAGCGCGAGCCATGAGCCGAGCCCGTGGATGGGCGACCGGCAGACCTTCCAGGTGATGCCGTCGGCCGCGTCCGGCACCCCGGACACCGGCCCCCAGGCGCGGCAGCTGCCGTTCCGGCACGAGAACGAGACCGCGCGGCCGTACTACTACGGGGTCCGGTTCGAGAACGGCCTCAAGGCCGAGATGACCCCGACCGACCACGCGGCGATGCTGCGCTTCACCTACCCCGGCGACGACGCGAGCGTGCTCTTCGACAACATCACCGAGCAGGCGGGGCTGACCCTGGACAAGGAGCACGGGACCGTCACCGGATTCTCGGACGTGAAGTCGGGCCTGTCGACCGGCGCGACCCGGCTGTTCGTGTACGGCGAGTTCGACAAGCCGGTGACCGACGGCGGATCCAGCGGGGTCAAGGGCTATCTGCGGTTCGACGCGGGCGCGGACCACACCGTCACGCTGCGCCTGGCGACCTCGCTGATCAGCGTCGACCAGGCGAAGGACAATCTGCGCCAGGAGATCCCGGACGGCGCCTCCTTCGACACGGTGAAGTCCCAGGCGCAGCGCACGTGGGACAAGCTGCTCGGCAAGGTCGAGGTGGAGGGCGCGACCCCGGACCAGCTGACCACGCTGTACTCCAGCATGTACCGGCTGTACCTGTACCCGAACTCGGGCTTCGAGAGGGTCGGGGACGCCTACCAGTACGCCTCCCCGTTCTCCCCGATGCAGAGCCAGGACACGCCGACGCACACCGGCGCGAAGATCGTCGACGGCAAGGTGTACGTCAACAACGGCTTCTGGGACACCTACCGGACCACGTGGCCGGCCTACACCTTTCTGACGCCCTCTCAGGCGGGCGAGATGGCCGACGGGTTCGTTCAGCAGTTCAAGGACGGCGGTTGGACCTCCCGCTGGTCCTCGCCCGGTTACGCCGACCTGATGACCGGCACCTCCTCGGACGTGGCGTTCGCCGACGCCTATGTCAAGGGCGTCAAGTTCGACGCGAAGGCGGCGTACCAGGCGGCCCTGAAGAACGCGACCGTCGTCCCGCCGATGTCGGGCGTGGGCCGCAAGGGCATGACCACCTCACCGTTCCTCGGCTACACCAGCACCGGCACCACAGAAGGTCTGTCCTGGGCGATGGAGGGCTACGTCAACGACTACGGCATCGCGCAGATGGGTGAGGCCCTGTACAAGAAGACGGGCGAGAAGCACTACAAGGACGAGTCGGAGTACTTCCTCAACCGCGCCCGGGACTATGTGAACCTCTTCGACTCCAAGGCCGGCTTCTTCCAGGGCCGCGACGGGAACGGGAACTGGCGGCTGGACTCCTCGAAGTACGACCCGCGCGTGTGGGGGTACGACTACACGGAGACCAACGGCTGGGGCGACGCCTTCACCGTTCCGCAGGACAGCAGGGGCCTGGCCAATCTCTACGGCGGCCGGCAGGGGCTCGCGGACAAGCTGGACGCGTTCTTCTCCACCCCGGAGACGGCGTCCCCGGAGTTCGTCGGCTCCTACGGCGGTGTCATCCACGAGATGACCGAGGCGCGCGACGTCCGCATGGGCATGCTCGGCCAGTCCAACCAGCCCGCGCACCACATCCCGTACATGTACGACGCGGCCGGCGAGCCCTGGAAGACACAGGCGACGGTCCGCGAGATCCTCTCCCGGCTCTATGCCGGCAGCGAGATCGGGCAGGGCTACCACGGCGACGAGGACAACGGCGAGCAGTCGGGCTGGTACCTCTTCTCCGCGCTCGGCTTCTACCCGCTGGTCATGGGCAGCGGCGACTACTCCATCGGCTCCCCGCTGTTCAAGAAGGTCACCGTGCACCTGGAGAACGGCCGTGACCTGGTCGTCAAGGCGCCTCGGAACAGCGCGAAGAATGTGTATGTGCAGGGCGTGACGTTCAACGGCCGCCCCTGGAAGTCCACTTCACTCCCCCACGCGCTGCTGGCCAAGGGCGGCGTGCTGGAGTTCGCCATGGGTGCCCAGCCGTCGACATGGGGCACGGGCAAGGACGCGGCCCCGGTCTCCATCACCCAGGACGACAAGGTGCCGGCGCCCCGGGCGGACGTCCTGAAGGGCGACGGGCCGCTGTTCGACAACACGTCGGCGACGGACGCGACGGTCACCTCGGTCGACCTGCCGGTCGACCACGCCGTCCAGCCCGTCCAGTACACGCTGACCTCGTCGGCCGACCACACCAGGGCGCCGACCGGCTGGACCCTCCAGGGCTCCACGGACGGCACCACCTGGCAGACCCTGGACCACCGCTCCGGCGAATCCTTCCCCTGGGACCACCAGACGCGGGCGTTCAGCATCGCCACGCCGGGCACGTACTCCAAGTACCGGCTGGTCCTGGACGGCGAGTCGACGCTGGCGGAGGTGGAGCTACTGGCCTGA
- a CDS encoding GH92 family glycosyl hydrolase, producing MRFRPLSLLLAAALTVGGGTPALAATAAPPGLVKDPTRYVDPLIGTSNGGDVFPGAVVPFGMLSWSPENTRGDATRTAAPGGYQYDATRIRGFSLTHMSGTGCAGGSGDIPFFPYTGEVTSSPASDTKDAVYTSGFNHADETAEPGHYRVGLASGVTADLTATARTGSARFTFPPGRPASLLVRTANSEVGSADSAVTIDPDTRTVSGSVTSGDFCGYLDPEGQRAYYTLYFTARFDRPFKSAGTWQDGRLSPGSLAATGGTGGFAHGGRPVAGKGAGGYVEFAPGAGPVDVKVGISYVSKAAAEANLAAENPPGRSFEAVESAARRAWRERLGAVRVGGGTDADRTTFYTALYHALLHPNVISDADGRYRGADRQVHTVDRRRHAQYGTFSGWDVYRDQLQLLTLLDPRTGSDIAQSLYELARQNGGTWDRWLHGASGTHVMNGDPSPTALAGIRAFGGTDFDLHGALDSLVKAATVPTERDLSPAGRPVLSAGQRPSLDKYLELHYMPSVSNAWGGAAETLEMSTADFSLSQLAAAAGEKDTQAAFARRAQWWQNTFDIAADPGGGYLAGRKADGSWVTGFTPDTGNGFVEGTAAQYTWMVPHDPAGLFAALGGRGKALARLDDFFHTADGGWAFTGQGGTKSELDNEPSINVPYLYDYAGAPYKTQETVRAAMRRLWSTAPGGIPGNDDLGAMSSWYVFSALGMYPQVPSRAELVLASPLFARVEISRPQGNDISVRATGAAPDAPYIQSLSVNGRTSESPWLPASFVRDGGRLDYTLSAAPNRDWGADSPPPSFREGEQPYQIGVGPTAATLAPGASTRIGVRALSLNGGTGPDVHFRVDTPAGVTASPAEGTVSGGAQEITLTAARDAGQGFADVKVSVTSGDTSYEQPIALTVAAPGTLLAAYDTTGVSDDTGDHGEADYDGGGWSYSRQALTAAGLTPGRRSTAGGLTFTWPGSPDGRPDNASGAGQTIELPTPTSKLSFVGSAVDGNQQAEATVTYTDGTTGTVDLAFTDWTVGDGAGTVLYGNEVVARTPYRNAAGAGKDPTPTYVFATKPFTAPDGRSIASVRLPKNGDLHVFTLATG from the coding sequence ATGCGTTTCAGACCCTTGTCCCTGCTGCTGGCTGCCGCGCTCACCGTCGGCGGCGGCACTCCCGCCCTCGCGGCGACCGCCGCACCCCCCGGCCTCGTCAAGGACCCCACCCGGTACGTCGATCCGCTGATCGGCACCAGCAACGGCGGCGATGTCTTCCCGGGCGCCGTCGTGCCCTTCGGCATGCTCTCCTGGAGCCCCGAGAACACCCGGGGGGACGCCACCAGAACCGCCGCGCCCGGCGGCTACCAGTACGACGCCACCCGCATCCGGGGTTTCAGCCTCACCCATATGTCCGGGACCGGCTGTGCCGGCGGCAGCGGCGACATCCCCTTCTTCCCCTACACCGGCGAGGTCACCTCGTCCCCGGCGAGCGACACGAAGGACGCCGTCTACACCTCCGGCTTCAACCATGCCGACGAGACCGCCGAGCCCGGCCACTACCGGGTGGGCCTGGCCTCCGGGGTCACCGCCGACCTCACCGCCACCGCGCGCACCGGCTCGGCCCGCTTCACCTTCCCGCCCGGCAGGCCCGCCTCGCTGCTGGTGCGCACCGCCAACTCCGAGGTCGGATCGGCGGATTCGGCCGTCACGATCGACCCGGACACCCGCACCGTCTCCGGCTCGGTCACCTCCGGCGACTTCTGCGGCTACCTCGACCCCGAAGGCCAACGCGCCTACTACACCCTGTACTTCACCGCCCGCTTCGACCGCCCCTTCAAGAGCGCCGGCACCTGGCAGGACGGCAGGCTCAGCCCCGGCTCACTGGCGGCGACCGGCGGCACCGGGGGCTTCGCACACGGCGGGCGGCCCGTCGCGGGCAAGGGCGCCGGCGGCTACGTCGAATTCGCGCCCGGAGCCGGCCCGGTCGACGTCAAGGTGGGCATCTCCTACGTCAGCAAGGCGGCAGCCGAGGCCAACCTCGCCGCCGAGAACCCGCCCGGCCGCTCCTTCGAGGCGGTCGAGAGCGCGGCCCGCCGGGCCTGGCGCGAGCGGCTCGGCGCCGTCCGCGTCGGCGGCGGCACGGACGCCGACCGCACCACCTTCTACACCGCGCTGTACCACGCGCTGCTGCACCCGAACGTCATCAGCGATGCCGACGGCAGATACCGGGGTGCCGACAGGCAAGTGCATACAGTCGACCGTCGACGGCATGCCCAGTACGGCACCTTCTCCGGCTGGGACGTCTACCGCGACCAGCTGCAGCTGCTCACCCTGCTCGATCCGCGCACCGGCTCCGACATCGCGCAGTCGCTGTACGAGCTGGCCAGGCAGAACGGCGGGACCTGGGACCGCTGGCTGCACGGCGCGAGCGGCACCCATGTCATGAACGGTGACCCCTCGCCGACCGCGCTGGCCGGCATCCGCGCCTTCGGCGGCACCGACTTCGACCTGCACGGCGCCCTGGACTCGCTGGTCAAGGCGGCCACCGTGCCCACCGAGCGGGACCTCTCCCCGGCGGGCAGGCCGGTGCTGTCCGCAGGCCAGCGGCCCTCGCTCGACAAATACCTCGAGCTGCACTACATGCCGAGCGTCTCCAACGCCTGGGGCGGCGCCGCCGAGACCCTGGAGATGTCCACGGCCGACTTCTCCTTGTCCCAGCTCGCCGCAGCGGCAGGGGAGAAGGACACACAAGCCGCTTTCGCCCGGCGTGCCCAGTGGTGGCAGAACACCTTCGACATCGCGGCCGACCCCGGCGGCGGCTACCTCGCGGGCCGCAAGGCCGACGGCAGCTGGGTCACCGGCTTCACCCCCGACACCGGCAACGGTTTCGTCGAGGGGACGGCGGCCCAGTACACCTGGATGGTCCCGCACGACCCGGCCGGCCTGTTCGCCGCACTGGGCGGCCGCGGCAAGGCGCTCGCCCGGCTGGACGACTTCTTCCACACGGCCGACGGCGGCTGGGCCTTCACCGGCCAGGGCGGCACCAAGTCCGAGCTGGACAACGAGCCCTCGATCAACGTCCCCTACCTCTACGACTACGCGGGCGCCCCGTACAAGACGCAGGAGACCGTGCGGGCCGCGATGCGGCGGCTGTGGTCGACCGCGCCGGGCGGCATCCCCGGCAACGACGATCTCGGCGCGATGTCGTCCTGGTACGTCTTCTCGGCCCTCGGCATGTACCCGCAGGTGCCCTCCCGCGCCGAACTGGTCCTCGCCTCCCCGCTGTTCGCGCGCGTGGAGATCAGCCGGCCGCAGGGCAACGACATCTCCGTCCGCGCGACCGGAGCGGCGCCCGACGCCCCGTACATCCAGTCCTTGAGCGTCAACGGCCGTACCAGCGAAAGCCCTTGGCTGCCGGCGTCCTTCGTCCGGGACGGCGGCCGGCTCGACTACACCCTGTCCGCCGCCCCGAACCGCGACTGGGGCGCGGACAGCCCGCCGCCGTCGTTCCGCGAGGGCGAGCAGCCGTACCAGATCGGCGTCGGCCCGACGGCCGCCACGCTCGCACCCGGTGCCAGCACCAGGATCGGTGTACGCGCGCTGTCCCTGAACGGCGGCACCGGCCCCGATGTGCACTTCCGGGTGGACACCCCGGCCGGCGTCACGGCCTCGCCCGCCGAGGGCACGGTCAGCGGCGGCGCCCAGGAGATCACGCTCACCGCCGCCCGGGACGCCGGGCAGGGCTTCGCCGACGTCAAGGTGTCGGTGACCTCGGGCGACACGTCGTACGAGCAGCCGATCGCGCTCACGGTGGCCGCCCCCGGCACCCTTCTCGCCGCCTACGACACCACCGGCGTCTCCGACGACACGGGCGACCACGGCGAGGCCGACTACGACGGCGGCGGCTGGAGCTACTCCCGCCAGGCCCTCACCGCGGCCGGCCTGACCCCGGGCAGGCGGTCCACGGCCGGCGGCCTCACCTTCACCTGGCCCGGCTCGCCCGACGGCCGCCCGGACAACGCCTCAGGAGCCGGCCAGACCATCGAACTGCCCACGCCTACAAGCAAGTTGTCCTTCGTTGGCAGCGCCGTCGACGGCAACCAGCAGGCCGAGGCGACCGTCACCTACACCGACGGCACGACCGGCACCGTCGACCTCGCCTTCACCGACTGGACCGTCGGCGACGGAGCCGGCACCGTCCTGTACGGCAACGAGGTCGTCGCCAGGACGCCGTACCGCAATGCCGCGGGCGCCGGCAAGGACCCGACGCCCACGTATGTCTTCGCCACCAAGCCGTTCACGGCGCCGGACGGCAGGTCCATCGCGAGCGTCAGACTCCCGAAGAACGGGGACCTGCACGTGTTCACCCTGGCCACCGGCTGA
- a CDS encoding SpoIIE family protein phosphatase yields MSDAFARFRRSFWRFKAGTSPRSVWGQVFLLQAALVVLLVLCGVIGLVLQSEHDTTSEARRRSIAVAQTFAHSPGVLQALSTPDPSKVLQPLTEAARKSAGVDFIVVMNTKGIRYTHPLPSKIGHRFVGRIEPSLAGKVYTEEVHGPLGHEEQATVPIYDTHGKVTALVSAGLKVKNVTSEVDRQLPIILAAGAGALVVSTGSTALVGRRLRRQTHSLAPDEMTRMYEHHDTVLHSVREGVLIVEDNGRLLLVNDEARRLLELPPDAEGRTVRELPGLDPATVELLASGRDASDEVHFAGGRLLAVNQRPTDRASGLSATVVTLRDCTELQAVTGRAEVTRERLELLYDAGLGIGSSLDVMRTADELARVAVPRFADFVTVDLADAVLHGEEPAPTATDMRRVALSGIRDDHPLYEKGRLIDFLPSTPQARSYSAGRTELVTDLATAGGWREQDPQRARQILDYGIHSLIAAPIQARGIVLGMANFWRSKREPFDEEELSLAEELVARAAVSIDNARRYTREHALAVTLQRSLLPRALPAQSALDVAYRYLPAQSGVSGDWFDVIPLPGTRVALAVGDVVGHGLHAAATMGRLRTAVHNFSTLDLPPDELLSHLDDLVGRIDQDEACAETADEIVGATSVYAIYDPVTRRCVMARAGHLAPALVAPDGSVTFPDVPAGPPLGLGGMPFQAAEFELAEGSQLVLYTDGLVEDRSRDLDVGMELLRRSLAGHPDRPPEESCQAVLEELLPERPRDDVALLIARTRALPADRVADWDVPCDPAAVSGMRAAVSEKLAQWGLSELGFGMELVLSELITNAIRYGSGPIHVRLIHDRTLICEVADGSSTSPHLRYAATTDEGGRGLFLVSQLAERWGTRYTPQGKVIWAELTVPDLDALLAE; encoded by the coding sequence ATGTCGGATGCATTCGCCCGATTCAGGCGTAGCTTCTGGCGCTTCAAGGCCGGCACGAGCCCGCGCAGCGTCTGGGGGCAGGTCTTCCTTCTGCAGGCGGCCCTCGTGGTACTGCTCGTGCTCTGTGGCGTCATCGGTCTCGTCCTGCAGTCGGAGCATGACACCACCAGCGAGGCCCGGCGCCGGTCCATCGCCGTCGCGCAGACCTTCGCGCACTCCCCCGGCGTGCTGCAGGCGCTGAGCACCCCCGACCCGTCCAAGGTGCTCCAGCCCCTCACCGAGGCGGCACGCAAGTCCGCGGGCGTCGACTTCATCGTGGTCATGAACACCAAGGGCATCCGCTACACCCATCCCCTGCCGAGCAAGATCGGGCACCGGTTCGTGGGCCGGATCGAGCCGTCCCTGGCCGGGAAGGTCTACACCGAGGAGGTCCACGGCCCGCTCGGCCACGAGGAACAGGCGACCGTTCCCATCTACGACACCCACGGCAAGGTCACGGCCCTCGTCTCCGCCGGGCTCAAGGTGAAGAACGTGACCAGTGAGGTGGATCGCCAGCTGCCGATCATCCTGGCCGCCGGAGCCGGAGCGCTGGTGGTGTCGACCGGCAGTACGGCGCTGGTGGGCCGGCGGCTGCGGCGGCAGACGCACAGCCTGGCGCCCGACGAGATGACCCGTATGTACGAGCACCACGACACGGTGCTGCACTCGGTGCGTGAGGGCGTGCTCATCGTCGAGGACAACGGGCGGCTGCTGCTGGTGAACGACGAGGCCAGACGGCTGCTGGAGCTGCCCCCCGACGCCGAGGGGCGCACCGTGCGGGAGCTGCCGGGCCTCGATCCCGCGACGGTGGAGCTGCTCGCCTCCGGGCGCGACGCCTCCGACGAGGTGCACTTCGCCGGGGGCCGGCTGCTGGCGGTCAACCAGCGGCCCACGGACCGGGCGAGCGGCCTGTCCGCGACGGTGGTGACACTCCGGGACTGCACCGAGCTGCAGGCCGTCACCGGCCGGGCGGAGGTGACACGGGAGCGGCTGGAGCTGCTGTACGACGCGGGCCTGGGCATCGGCAGCAGCCTCGACGTGATGCGGACGGCCGACGAGCTGGCGCGGGTGGCCGTACCCCGCTTCGCCGACTTCGTCACCGTGGACCTGGCCGACGCCGTGCTGCACGGCGAGGAACCGGCTCCCACGGCGACGGACATGCGGCGCGTCGCGCTGAGCGGCATCCGGGACGACCACCCGCTCTACGAGAAGGGCCGGCTGATCGACTTCCTGCCCTCCACGCCGCAGGCCCGCAGCTACAGCGCCGGCCGCACCGAGCTGGTGACCGATCTGGCGACCGCCGGCGGCTGGCGCGAGCAGGATCCGCAGCGCGCCCGGCAGATACTGGACTACGGCATCCACTCGCTCATCGCCGCCCCCATCCAGGCCCGCGGCATCGTGCTGGGCATGGCCAACTTCTGGCGTTCCAAGCGGGAGCCCTTCGACGAGGAGGAGCTGTCGCTGGCCGAGGAGCTGGTGGCACGCGCCGCGGTCAGCATCGACAACGCCCGCCGGTACACCCGCGAGCACGCGCTGGCCGTGACCCTCCAGCGCAGCCTGCTGCCGCGGGCACTGCCCGCGCAGAGCGCCCTCGACGTGGCCTACCGCTATCTCCCCGCCCAGTCGGGTGTGAGCGGCGACTGGTTCGACGTGATCCCGCTGCCGGGGACCCGGGTGGCGCTGGCCGTCGGCGACGTCGTCGGGCACGGTCTGCACGCCGCCGCGACGATGGGCCGGCTGCGGACCGCGGTGCACAACTTCTCCACCCTCGACCTGCCGCCCGACGAGCTGCTCAGCCACCTGGACGACCTGGTCGGCCGCATCGACCAGGACGAGGCCTGCGCGGAGACGGCCGACGAGATCGTGGGCGCGACCAGCGTGTACGCGATCTACGACCCGGTGACGCGGCGCTGTGTGATGGCGCGGGCCGGGCATCTGGCGCCCGCGCTGGTCGCGCCCGACGGCAGTGTCACGTTCCCCGATGTGCCGGCCGGGCCGCCGCTGGGCCTGGGCGGCATGCCGTTCCAGGCGGCCGAGTTCGAGCTGGCGGAGGGGAGCCAGCTCGTGCTGTACACCGACGGTCTGGTCGAGGACCGCTCGCGCGACCTGGACGTGGGGATGGAGCTGCTGCGCCGGTCGCTGGCGGGGCACCCCGACCGGCCGCCGGAGGAGAGCTGCCAGGCGGTGCTGGAGGAGCTGCTGCCCGAGCGGCCCAGGGACGACGTAGCCCTGCTCATCGCGCGCACCCGGGCACTGCCGGCCGACCGGGTCGCCGACTGGGACGTGCCGTGCGACCCGGCCGCCGTGTCGGGGATGCGCGCCGCCGTGTCCGAGAAGCTTGCGCAGTGGGGCCTGTCCGAGCTGGGCTTCGGCATGGAACTCGTACTGAGTGAGCTGATCACCAATGCCATCCGCTACGGCTCCGGCCCGATCCATGTACGGCTGATCCATGACCGCACGCTGATCTGCGAGGTGGCCGACGGCAGCAGCACCTCGCCGCATCTGCGGTACGCGGCGACGACCGACGAGGGCGGACGCGGCCTGTTCCTGGTCTCGCAGCTGGCCGAACGCTGGGGCACCCGGTACACCCCGCAGGGCAAGGTGATCTGGGCCGAGCTGACGGTGCCGGACCTGGACGCACTGCTCGCGGAGTGA